The Arachis ipaensis cultivar K30076 chromosome B07, Araip1.1, whole genome shotgun sequence genome includes a window with the following:
- the LOC107607290 gene encoding uncharacterized protein LOC107607290: MFASLSVNIPFIKTLQQMPTYIKCMKALLTKKGTLKEGQTMIMNKECNALIKKDLPLKKKDPGSFHILCAIGETRIDRGFCDLRASINVMPLSLMKRLQINELRSTNVIIQLADKTQKQAEGVVENVLVKVGNYLLPTDFVILDMEEIYLHPIILGRPFLATARALIDVEQGELILRILDEHLTFHVFKPTSESEPEPKVPKDDHSNMCLEESNSKPEVEPLKQSLVNKQEF; the protein is encoded by the coding sequence ATGTTTGCATCCCTCAGTGTCAACATTCCCTTCATCAAAACTCTCCAACAGATGCCTACATACATCAAGTGCATGAAAGCGCTGCTGACCAAGAAAGGAACTTTGAAAGAGGGACAAACAATGataatgaacaaggaatgtaatgCCCTCATCAAGAAAGACTTACCTCTGAAGAAAAAAGATCCGGGGAGCTTTCATATCCTCTGTGCCATAGGAGAGACAAGGATTGACAGAGGATTCTGTGATCTAagagctagcataaatgtgatgcctctgtCTCTCATGAAGAGgttgcaaatcaatgagctgagaTCTACGAATGTAATCATCCAATTGGCTGATAAGACTCAGAAGCAAGCTGAAGGAGTAGTTGAGAATGTATTGGTCAAAGTGGGAAATTACCtcctccccactgactttgttattctggacatggaagaaattTACCTCCATCCCATCATTTTGGGGAGACCGTTTCTAGCCACTgctagagcgctcatagatgtagaacaaggagagtTAATACTGAGAATACTTGATGAACATCTCACCTTCCATGTTTTCAAACCTACATCTGAATCTGAGCCAGAACCTAAAGTGCCAAAGGATGATCACAGTAACATGTGCCTGGAGGAAAGCAACAGTAAACCAGAAGTAGAGCCCCTGAAACAATCCTTGGTGAACAAGCAAGAATTTTAA